In the genome of Cydia strobilella chromosome Z, ilCydStro3.1, whole genome shotgun sequence, one region contains:
- the LOC134755210 gene encoding uncharacterized protein C1orf131 has product MSLILTKAALALKNAENNFQFVKFEAHKPKKKQAEEDNELKLSQKDLNQKKDLDLKKIRHEVVKFGMSGFDPSKKEEARIALAVSLGAKPPKKEYLNYKELMQKRKQEKQKEQEEKQMMRSKSMLQSGGKKKKKTGNDVGHLLDTYGKVQKKDLKKKDGPSTKKKRKK; this is encoded by the exons ATGTCCCTTATACTTACGAAAGCTGCTTTAGCACTCAAAAACGCAGAGAACAATTTTCAATTTGTCAAATTTGAAGCGCATAAACCAAAAAAGAAGCAAGCAGAAGAAGACAATGAGTTGAAACTTAGTCAGAAGGACTTGAATCAAAAGAAAGACTTAGATCTTAAGAAAATCAGGCATGAAGttgtgaaatttggtatgtcaGGGTTCGACCCGTCGAAGAAAGAAGAAGCCAGGATTGCACTTGCGGTTAGTTTAG GAGCAAAACCACCCAAGAAGGAATATCTCAACTACAAGGAACTAATGCAGAAGAGGAAACAGGAGAAACAGAAGGAACAAGAAGAGAAGCAGATGATGAGATCGAAGAGCATGCTGCAGAGCGgtggaaagaagaagaaaaagactGGAAATGATGTTGGGCACTTGTTAGATACATACGGGAAG GTTCAGAAAAAGGATTTGAAGAAAAAAGATGGACCAAGTACTAAAAAGAAGAGAAAGAAGTGA
- the LOC134755152 gene encoding uncharacterized protein LOC134755152 translates to MKFSTGSSSSSLASDSLSRKSTLCIYTEIDGPAPLPPCERMDSSSEAMELRRELDAVRSALQQQSESVLKQRHQLVEAGQALAARDKRANQERRLRQDQLALVLRSLVLLESRLTREQKQVHIALHQKEKIIKSQQEEIIKLKARKGFCSNCQQLLGFTSEQTNIETDPEFHSLESTDSRFQNNFVRSSSYRERNSPPVFQKNTRLSKSFQLPKNDVTYGNSSSSEEGNNASTGSKGTFIKNKQAFVRRDVFRRSRKYSGRKSNKYYDNSQKGYNQANSSSAEECVGMSYQVNNENDLTANQIAKDIRRASMKIDQLIGEAKNDIDNANESEKTYSTKMERLHGIKRQASDEIKANRQVFLNNVLNEEANEKPWYCNVSDPEQDTDCMEQRGALNNNKSKSADDLLVAGFSSVILNAEVISAKNEVLCKNMIQDNDRFNNRFDDKNNNLQSTLTKTNPNDLNDNWYASTSDPDDSPTNEIYKNNPVLECVNQILLQNSLDDSSNDNSKSSEAPSPKSSTKRVQFSTLNSISYEDKVRANNHTLPRSEKRANKIVKFSLETASEHSYEVPNTAQGFQYEIQSIYSNEYEPIVTKAAERVVPLPRTTAAKVPVPNIRGSIVKNLAANIERNTEKKDAELGSMKIFNKRKVPRTPPALPPKPKNLSAKFKAEKTEPSDSEAVAANQRVAEVKRRVGQVATVIVEPDYCSISEINVPVVSNGKRELLLSQPTVEIHNEQYPVHVSQRNNSVAKVVSLPRIQNKISDKDIPKLPQVTEIIIPDEDEKQEETNFPQDNYLPNFNMHAMQPKVDPRASIQMGNTVSSILSEINKGGKSGGKHINLTELDHQFNRGPEKAELHKAEYFDDIDKFDLSQNFEEFKIDDELGSIVAEEYRISSGSSDGSMSDVVTEHILPVPEDDGKDKIDTFLEGENLNKQKNAKLSNKPDLLSNIENLETESVRNSDIESSNSSGSNSGSYNTVKCEPRMIVAKAEVAKTKGTFDIFLETSGLSSKSIATNKQFLGVRPPSANHKNVLKPKDIKMRVKNPATTNKINEKPMTTAIKYFEPYV, encoded by the coding sequence ATGGACAGCAGTTCCGAGGCGATGGAACTGCGACGCGAGCTGGACGCGGTCCGCAGCGCCCTGCAGCAGCAGTCTGAGTCCGTCCTTAAACAGCGGCACCAGCTCGTCGAAGCCGGTCAAGCACTTGCCGCCCGCGACAAGCGCGCAAACCAGGAGCGCCGCCTCCGCCAGGACCAGCTCGCCCTCGTCCTCCGCTCCCTAGTCCTCCTAGAGTCCCGCCTTACCAGAGAGCAGAAACAAGTGCACATAGCTCTTCACCAGAAAGAGAAAATCATCAAGTCCCAGCAAGAGGAAATCATCAAACTCAAAGCTCGAAAGGGATTTTGCAGCAACTGCCAGCAGCTCCTAGgcttcacgagcgagcaaaCGAACATCGAGACCGACCCAGAATTCCATAGCCTGGAGAGCACTGACTCTAGATTCCAAAACAACTTTGTCAGAAGTTCGAGTTACCGGGAACGGAATTCGCCACCTGTATTCCAGAAGAACACTAGATTGAGTAAAAGCTTCCAGTTACCTAAAAACGATGTCACGTATGGCAATAGCAGTTCGAGCGAAGAAGGCAACAACGCCAGCACCGGCAGTAAAGGAACGTTTATTAAAAACAAGCAAGCGTTTGTCAGGCGAGACGTTTTCAGACGGTCAAGGAAATACTCTGGGAGAAAGAGTAACAAGTATTACGATAACTCGCAAAAGGGTTATAACCAAGCAAATAGCAGTAGCGCCGAAGAATGTGTCGGCATGAGCTATCAAGTCAACAACGAAAACGACCTAACAGCTAATCAAATTGCAAAAGACATAAGGAGGGCGTCTATGAAAATAGATCAACTTATCGGTGAAGCTAAGAACGATATAGATAATGCCAATGAATCAGAGAAAACTTATTCGACAAAAATGGAAAGACTGCACGGAATAAAAAGACAGGCGTCCGATGAAATTAAGGCTAACAGACAAGTATTCTTAAACAACGTTCTCAATGAAGAGGCAAATGAGAAACCTTGGTACTGCAATGTCAGCGACCCGGAGCAAGACACTGACTGTATGGAGCAGCGGGGGGCACTCAATAATAACAAGTCCAAATCTGCCGACGACTTGCTCGTGGCTGGTTTCAGTAGTGTTATTCTCAACGCCGAAGTCATATCAGCTAAAAATGAAGTGTTGTGCAAAAACATGATACAGGACAACGACCGATTCAATAACAGATTCGATGATAAGAACAATAACCTACAATCTACTTTGACTAAAACTAACCCCAACGACCTCAACGACAACTGGTACGCCAGCACGAGTGACCCAGACGACAGCCCGACCAACGAAATATACAAGAACAACCCCGTGCTCGAGTGCGTCAATCAAATTTTACTCCAAAACTCTCTGGATGACAGCAGCAACGACAATTCCAAGTCCAGCGAAGCTCCAAGTCCTAAATCTTCGACCAAACGGGTCCAATTTTCCACGCTCAATAGCATTTCGTACGAAGACAAAGTGCGAGCGAATAATCACACTCTGCCACGATCAGAGAAGAGAGCGAACAAAATCGTAAAGTTCAGCCTGGAGACGGCGTCTGAACACAGCTACGAGGTTCCCAACACCGCACAGGGATTTCAGTACGAGATACAAAGTATCTATAGCAATGAATACGAACCGATAGTCACTAAGGCTGCCGAACGGGTCGTGCCGCTGCCGCGTACAACTGCCGCGAAAGTCCCCGTGCCAAACATTAGAGGCTCTATAGTTAAGAATCTAGCTGCTAACATAGAACGTAACACTGAGAAGAAGGATGCCGAATTGGGCTCGATGAAGATTTTCAACAAGAGAAAAGTGCCGCGAACTCCCCCCGCCCTGCCGCCGAAACCAAAGAACCTGTCGGCCAAATTTAAAGCCGAGAAAACAGAACCGTCAGACTCTGAAGCCGTTGCGGCTAACCAACGGGTTGCAGAAGTTAAGAGGAGAGTGGGCCAGGTAGCAACAGTTATCGTAGAACCCGACTACTGCTCCATTTCAGAGATAAATGTTCCAGTAGTCAGCAATGGCAAAAGGGAGTTGCTACTCTCACAGCCAACGGTCGAGATTCACAACGAGCAGTACCCCGTACACGTGAGTCAGCGGAACAACAGCGTGGCTAAGGTAGTGTCGCTACCTCGCATCCAGAACAAAATAAGCGATAAAGACATACCCAAACTACCGCAAGTCACCGAGATCATCATTCCCGACGAAGATGAAAAACAAGAAGAAACTAATTTCCCGCAAGATAATTACTTACCCAACTTTAACATGCATGCAATGCAACCGAAAGTGGACCCCCGCGCTTCTATTCAAATGGGTAATACGGTGTCCTCTATCCTGTCTGAGATAAATAAGGGAGGGAAAAGCGGCGGCAAACACATTAACCTCACCGAGTTGGATCACCAATTCAATCGCGGCCCCGAAAAAGCGGAACTACACAAGGCAGAGTACTTTGATGACATCGACAAGTTTGATTTGTCTCAAAATTTTGAAGAATTTAAAATAGATGACGAGTTAGGCAGCATCGTGGCAGAAGAATACCGCATCAGCTCTGGCAGCAGTGACGGTTCCATGTCCGACGTCGTCACTGAACATATCTTACCGGTACCTGAAGATGATGGCAAGGACAAAATCGATACATTTCTCGAAGGAGAAAATTTAAACAAGCAAAAAAACGCCAAGTTATCGAATAAGCCCGATCTTTTGTCGAATATAGAGAATTTAGAGACTGAATCGGTCAGGAATTCTGATATCGAATCGAGCAATTCGTCTGGCAGCAACAGTGGATCTTACAACACTGTGAAGTGTGAGCCGAGAATGATAGTGGCAAAAGCGGAGGTGGCAAAGACGAAAGGTACCTTTGACATCTTCCTGGAGACGTCGGGTCTAAGCAGCAAGAGTATTGCGACCAACAAGCAGTTCCTCGGCGTGAGGCCCCCGAGTGCCAATCATAAAAACGTGCTCAAGCCAAAAGACATCAAAATGAGAGTAAAAAACCCCGCGACAACGAATAAAATCAACGAAAAACCTATGACTActgctattaaatattttgaacctTATGTGTAA